From the genome of Sphingobacterium kitahiroshimense, one region includes:
- a CDS encoding S41 family peptidase: MLKPKLRFLGLLMALSGAFSVEAQETLLLRSPSISAENIAFVYGGDIWISDKSGANPRRLTTNPGVEQNPIFSPDGKQIAFTGNYDGNTDVYVMPIEGGEPKRITFHPASDVLRGWLNNNEVYYTTTREYNYALSPRLYSSFVTGLTLDKSLPMPEAYQGSPSKDGRYWAYIKNTDPTERDRVAFKRYRGGGMPSIWIFDTKSNQIEIIPGERCNDVKPVWLDNKVYFLSDRDKIVNIFSYDVKSKKIDKITNFTDYDVRTLTGNGSELTFEQEGRVHIYNINSKSSTALKINVSNDALYKRPHYDNMRDDIRTLNISPTGQRALIEARGEIFSVPKEKGEARNISNSPGAHDRFPSWSPNGKWVSYISSEKGKYVLQLRDQFGKDEPLMYTLGESNFYFEPTWSPDSKKLFYNDSHLNLFYIDIDSKKIVKVDSDSESAQTGRVFNHFQPSWSPDSKWISYIKTLPNSVSAVFLYNLDSKKSTQITDGMSAVRSTSFSRDGKYLFFTASTNVGLTNSGLHMSATERRANYEAYAFILSSKTPSIFKNESDEETIKEEKEESEKPKETAKANKKKKDEKKEEPNKEASKPAVQPTEIDFDNINNRIVALPLGDGIYGINGSVVNQLTYVKNGTLYAYDFTDFKEKDLVAGIRSYAISADGKKMIIQTSTGINIVTAGQKVASPTTGVLKLDNIKQLVDPVAEWKQIFDEVWAMQKDYFYVENMHGADWNAVKTKYEKFLPYVSHRSDLGYLLNEMMGEMVVGHNYIYPGDQPSGPSVSVGVLGADYSIDKGFYKLDKIFTRLDWNPSFKAPLSEPGLNIKSGMYLVAVNGTAVTADMDLYSLFDNTVGKQVSIKVNTKPSLVGAKEYVVKPISFSDEMSLRSTEWMERNRKRVEELSKGQIAYIYMPNTGGEGYTAFNRYYFSQMDKKAVLIDERNNGGGWVADYVIDLLSRDLIAGWGIRDGKGFNTPGNGIYGPKAMIINENAGSGGDMMPYMFRHKGLGKLVGRTTMGILVGISGYPPLLDGGRITSPNFGVYDLKGNYIIENEGVAPDIFVEQTPKDLIEGRDPQLEKTVQILLEEMKNYPYKNMKKPADPIRVN; the protein is encoded by the coding sequence ATGTTAAAACCTAAACTTCGATTTTTAGGATTATTAATGGCTTTATCGGGTGCTTTTTCAGTAGAAGCACAAGAAACTTTGTTATTGAGAAGTCCTAGTATTAGTGCCGAAAATATTGCTTTCGTATATGGAGGTGATATTTGGATCTCGGATAAATCTGGAGCAAATCCAAGAAGATTAACGACAAATCCTGGTGTTGAACAAAACCCCATCTTCTCACCGGATGGAAAACAGATTGCTTTTACGGGTAATTATGATGGTAATACAGACGTTTATGTCATGCCGATTGAAGGTGGTGAACCTAAACGTATTACTTTTCATCCCGCATCTGATGTGCTGCGAGGCTGGCTAAATAATAATGAAGTATATTATACCACAACCCGCGAATACAATTATGCATTAAGTCCACGTTTATATTCTTCATTTGTTACTGGATTGACATTGGACAAATCGCTTCCTATGCCAGAGGCTTATCAGGGTAGCCCCTCTAAAGATGGACGCTATTGGGCTTATATAAAAAATACAGATCCTACGGAACGTGACCGTGTTGCTTTTAAGCGCTATAGAGGCGGTGGTATGCCATCCATTTGGATTTTCGACACAAAGAGTAATCAAATCGAAATAATCCCTGGAGAGCGCTGCAATGACGTTAAGCCGGTATGGTTGGATAATAAGGTTTACTTCCTTTCAGACAGAGATAAAATTGTCAATATTTTCTCGTACGATGTCAAATCAAAAAAAATCGATAAAATTACCAATTTTACTGACTATGATGTCAGAACATTAACGGGCAACGGATCGGAATTGACCTTTGAACAAGAAGGAAGAGTACACATTTACAATATCAATTCAAAGTCTTCTACAGCATTAAAAATTAATGTGAGTAATGATGCGTTGTATAAAAGACCACATTATGATAATATGCGTGATGATATTCGCACTTTGAACATTTCCCCTACCGGGCAACGTGCTCTTATAGAAGCGAGAGGAGAAATATTCTCTGTACCTAAAGAAAAAGGCGAAGCGCGCAATATTTCAAATTCTCCAGGCGCACATGACCGCTTTCCAAGCTGGTCTCCGAACGGGAAATGGGTTTCCTATATTTCGAGTGAAAAAGGGAAATATGTACTTCAATTACGCGATCAATTTGGAAAAGATGAACCTCTAATGTATACTTTAGGTGAATCTAATTTTTATTTTGAACCTACCTGGTCTCCTGATTCTAAGAAATTGTTTTATAACGATTCTCACTTGAATTTATTTTACATTGATATCGATAGTAAAAAGATAGTCAAGGTAGATTCGGATAGTGAAAGTGCTCAGACTGGACGTGTTTTTAATCATTTCCAACCAAGTTGGTCACCTGATTCGAAGTGGATTTCTTACATTAAAACACTTCCAAATTCCGTTTCGGCAGTATTTTTATATAATCTTGACAGTAAAAAAAGCACACAGATTACCGATGGTATGAGTGCGGTTCGATCGACTTCATTTAGTCGAGATGGTAAGTATCTTTTTTTCACAGCAAGTACAAATGTAGGACTAACAAATTCGGGACTGCATATGTCAGCAACGGAACGTCGTGCTAATTATGAAGCATATGCATTCATTTTATCCAGTAAAACACCATCTATTTTCAAAAATGAAAGTGATGAAGAAACGATAAAAGAAGAGAAAGAGGAGTCGGAAAAGCCTAAAGAAACAGCAAAGGCTAATAAAAAGAAAAAAGACGAGAAGAAAGAAGAACCAAACAAAGAAGCTTCAAAACCTGCGGTACAGCCTACAGAAATAGATTTTGATAATATCAATAATCGAATTGTTGCGCTTCCATTAGGTGATGGTATTTATGGTATCAATGGATCTGTCGTCAATCAATTGACATATGTCAAGAATGGGACACTCTATGCTTATGATTTTACAGATTTCAAAGAAAAAGATCTTGTCGCAGGTATCCGCTCATATGCTATCAGTGCCGACGGTAAGAAAATGATTATTCAGACCAGTACAGGTATTAATATTGTAACAGCAGGTCAAAAAGTGGCAAGTCCTACAACTGGTGTATTGAAATTGGATAATATCAAACAATTAGTTGATCCTGTTGCTGAGTGGAAACAAATATTCGATGAAGTATGGGCAATGCAGAAAGATTATTTCTACGTTGAAAATATGCATGGAGCAGATTGGAATGCTGTAAAAACGAAATATGAGAAGTTCTTGCCTTATGTAAGTCACCGTTCTGATTTAGGTTATTTATTGAACGAAATGATGGGCGAAATGGTTGTTGGACATAATTATATTTATCCAGGGGATCAACCTAGTGGTCCTTCGGTTAGTGTGGGTGTTTTAGGAGCTGATTATTCTATTGATAAAGGTTTTTATAAGCTTGATAAAATTTTTACACGCTTAGATTGGAATCCATCATTTAAAGCGCCTTTGTCTGAACCGGGATTAAATATCAAATCGGGAATGTATTTAGTAGCAGTAAATGGTACAGCAGTTACTGCCGATATGGACTTGTACAGTTTATTTGATAATACTGTAGGCAAACAGGTAAGCATTAAAGTCAATACAAAACCGAGTTTAGTTGGAGCTAAAGAATATGTGGTGAAGCCAATCTCATTTTCTGATGAGATGAGTTTAAGAAGCACCGAGTGGATGGAGCGCAACAGAAAACGTGTGGAAGAATTAAGCAAGGGTCAGATCGCGTATATTTATATGCCTAATACCGGTGGAGAAGGATACACTGCTTTCAATCGCTATTATTTCTCGCAGATGGATAAAAAAGCGGTATTAATTGATGAACGTAATAATGGTGGCGGTTGGGTTGCCGATTACGTTATCGATTTATTATCCCGTGATTTAATCGCTGGATGGGGAATACGGGACGGAAAGGGATTCAATACGCCAGGTAATGGAATTTATGGGCCAAAAGCAATGATTATTAATGAAAATGCGGGTTCCGGAGGAGATATGATGCCTTATATGTTCCGACACAAAGGATTAGGAAAATTGGTGGGCCGTACCACTATGGGTATTTTAGTTGGTATCAGCGGTTATCCTCCTTTATTGGATGGAGGAAGAATCACTTCACCAAACTTTGGTGTATACGATTTGAAAGGCAATTATATCATCGAAAATGAAGGTGTTGCTCCAGATATTTTCGTTGAACAAACACCTAAGGATTTGATAGAAGGTCGTGATCCACAATTGGAAAAAACGGTTCAGATCTTGTTGGAAGAAATGAAAAATTATCCCTACAAGAACATGAAAAAACCGGCTGATCCAATTCGGGTTAATTAA
- a CDS encoding CPBP family intramembrane glutamic endopeptidase — protein MEELVTKINPGKSLFRLLLYMIVLGVSIQLVLMGLSLLVMKILSPESPFSLSFFQENTVALKGMLLISSVTTFILPAWILYRSESGIHPYFERINKVSSLQYLFVFAAMLCFIPMMSLLAYWNESMQLPDSLQGVQQWMRASEDSAAIMTKQIVEESTWGGLLINLIILAVVPAVGEEMVFRGCLQNIFGRWIWNKHVVIWLVAIIFSAFHMQFFGFIPRMLLGAFFGYLYVWSRNIYLPIFGHFINNASATITAFYYTRKGIPFEEMNNFEQEPIWVYLASLIFTVIFVVLYYRSTKKIPYGARLEED, from the coding sequence ATGGAAGAATTAGTGACAAAGATAAATCCCGGAAAATCTTTATTTAGATTATTGCTTTACATGATCGTTTTGGGTGTAAGTATTCAATTGGTATTGATGGGATTATCACTATTGGTTATGAAGATTTTGTCTCCCGAGAGTCCGTTCAGTTTATCTTTTTTTCAAGAAAATACAGTGGCACTCAAAGGGATGTTGCTGATCAGTAGTGTTACAACATTTATTTTACCAGCTTGGATCTTATATCGTAGCGAATCAGGCATTCATCCCTATTTTGAAAGAATAAATAAGGTTTCATCATTACAATATCTTTTTGTCTTTGCGGCCATGCTATGTTTCATTCCTATGATGTCATTGCTTGCGTATTGGAATGAATCTATGCAATTGCCCGATAGTCTTCAAGGTGTACAGCAGTGGATGCGTGCTAGTGAAGATAGTGCCGCTATAATGACTAAACAAATTGTAGAGGAGTCAACTTGGGGCGGTTTATTGATCAATCTGATCATTTTAGCAGTGGTGCCGGCCGTAGGTGAAGAAATGGTCTTTAGGGGTTGTTTACAAAACATTTTTGGACGTTGGATATGGAATAAGCACGTGGTCATTTGGTTAGTAGCAATAATCTTTAGTGCATTTCATATGCAGTTCTTTGGATTTATTCCTAGAATGCTTCTTGGTGCTTTTTTTGGATATCTTTATGTCTGGAGTAGAAACATATATTTGCCTATTTTTGGTCATTTTATTAATAATGCAAGTGCCACCATTACAGCGTTTTATTATACAAGAAAAGGGATACCTTTCGAAGAAATGAATAACTTTGAACAAGAACCAATTTGGGTTTACCTTGCAAGCTTAATATTTACTGTTATTTTTGTAGTATTATATTATCGTTCAACTAAAAAAATCCCATATGGAGCAAGGCTGGAAGAAGATTAA
- a CDS encoding DUF2007 domain-containing protein yields the protein MEQGWKKIKVYTNAIEAEIVKQMLEESGIPAIVLNKQDSSYLVFGKIELYVNQQDEQQALVLIESTTESED from the coding sequence ATGGAGCAAGGCTGGAAGAAGATTAAAGTTTATACTAATGCAATAGAAGCTGAGATCGTTAAACAAATGTTAGAAGAAAGCGGGATACCTGCTATTGTATTAAATAAGCAGGACTCATCATACCTTGTATTTGGTAAGATTGAGCTTTATGTGAATCAACAAGATGAGCAACAGGCATTAGTTTTAATCGAATCTACGACAGAAAGCGAAGATTAG
- a CDS encoding phosphatidate cytidylyltransferase: MKTRAITGFFFIIVMVGAMLLGDAVFLGFFSLLSAWCLYEFYGIVSSEDRRPSKALGILTTVVLFSTTALYSLGIFEAKYILLCIPFLLAIYIQALYQKRDFPFNDIGFTILGILYVGFPFYCFTRLGYIGGSFNHFLPLGFMILLWTSDTGAYLAGRSLGKHKLFERISPKKTWEGFIGGIVLAVLVSLCLAHYFETIPQWQWIIVAMIIAVFGTLGDLVESMLKRSLNVKDSGHILPGHGGLLDRFDGLLIAGPLVYLFLFLVN, translated from the coding sequence ATGAAAACTAGAGCTATTACAGGATTTTTCTTTATCATCGTCATGGTTGGGGCTATGCTGCTGGGCGACGCAGTTTTCCTTGGATTTTTTTCTTTATTAAGCGCCTGGTGTCTGTATGAGTTTTATGGTATTGTTAGCTCAGAAGATCGTAGACCAAGTAAAGCTTTAGGTATATTGACTACAGTTGTTTTATTTAGTACAACAGCGTTATATAGTTTAGGCATTTTTGAGGCGAAGTATATTTTGTTATGCATCCCTTTTCTTTTAGCGATCTATATACAAGCTCTTTATCAAAAGCGTGATTTCCCCTTTAATGATATCGGCTTTACCATTTTAGGTATTCTGTATGTTGGATTTCCTTTTTATTGTTTTACAAGATTAGGCTATATAGGTGGCTCATTTAATCATTTTTTACCTTTGGGTTTTATGATTTTACTTTGGACGAGTGATACAGGGGCTTATTTAGCTGGGAGATCCTTGGGAAAACATAAACTTTTTGAGCGAATTTCTCCAAAGAAAACCTGGGAAGGTTTTATTGGTGGTATTGTATTGGCAGTTCTTGTATCTTTATGTTTAGCACATTATTTTGAAACAATACCGCAATGGCAATGGATTATTGTAGCAATGATAATTGCTGTATTTGGTACATTGGGTGATTTGGTAGAATCGATGCTTAAAAGAAGCTTAAATGTGAAAGATTCTGGACATATATTACCTGGACACGGAGGTTTATTAGATCGATTCGACGGTTTATTAATCGCTGGACCTTTGGTATATTTATTTTTGTTTTTAGTAAATTAA
- a CDS encoding DUF2461 domain-containing protein, whose protein sequence is MGHINQNTFKFLKDLQNNNTREWFAEEKERYEAALADVRLFVADLINSLSQFDPHITTDIQANKCLFRIYRDTRFSKDKTPYKNWFGAGISKDGRKLDGPEYYIHISPDNSFIACGYWRPEKKHLDAIRQEIDYNEEKFNAIIADLQKKSGLTLEEEDKLKRPPAGYEATHPSIEFLKLKSFVAHKSLSNSALTDKNALNNIIALYKTMLPLKQYLHEAIDND, encoded by the coding sequence ATGGGACATATTAATCAAAATACGTTTAAATTTTTAAAAGATTTACAAAATAACAATACCCGTGAATGGTTTGCAGAAGAGAAAGAACGTTATGAAGCGGCTTTAGCTGATGTTCGTTTGTTTGTGGCTGATTTGATTAATAGCCTGTCTCAATTTGATCCTCATATTACGACCGATATTCAGGCTAATAAATGTTTGTTTCGTATCTATCGTGATACGCGTTTTTCAAAAGACAAAACACCCTATAAAAATTGGTTCGGTGCAGGTATTTCCAAAGATGGCCGTAAATTGGACGGACCAGAATATTATATCCACATCTCTCCAGATAATTCATTTATTGCCTGTGGTTACTGGAGACCAGAAAAAAAACATTTAGATGCTATTCGTCAGGAAATAGATTATAACGAAGAGAAATTTAATGCAATTATAGCAGATTTACAGAAAAAAAGTGGTCTTACTTTAGAAGAAGAAGACAAACTAAAACGCCCCCCTGCTGGTTATGAGGCAACACATCCTTCAATTGAATTTTTAAAATTAAAGAGCTTTGTTGCACACAAAAGCTTATCCAATAGCGCTCTGACTGATAAAAATGCTTTGAATAATATCATTGCATTATATAAAACAATGCTTCCTTTGAAGCAGTATCTACACGAAGCTATTGATAATGATTAG
- a CDS encoding anhydro-N-acetylmuramic acid kinase: MIEKLYKIAKKDSRFIIGLMSGTSLDGLDIALCRISNSGKSTQISVDNFITMDYQDEFRKYVRGVFAKRTIDQQLLCGLHAYVGNVHAALINQALEKWGIPHSEIDCIASHGQTVYHAPQSLTDDQLMPNSTLQIGDGDHIAVKTGIITLSDFRQKHIAAGGEGAPLAAYGDYLLFSDRKENRFLLNIGGIANYTFIPSQESDLKAFATDIGPGNTIMNQFAKEKFDIEMDKDANIATQGTINEGLLNELLKEPFLQDEFPKTTGPELFNLDYLKKCQIASNNLYMIPEDIMATLNQFTATCIIDAIHKLSKTLSNVHIYISGGGLHNPLLVAKIKAGLPHHKVSSFGILGIDPDAKEAVLFALLANETLVGDRDNVSQIKDSPAVCMGKISLPQ; the protein is encoded by the coding sequence ATGATTGAAAAGCTTTACAAAATCGCAAAAAAAGATAGTCGTTTTATAATAGGACTTATGTCAGGGACTTCATTGGATGGTCTTGATATTGCACTTTGTAGAATAAGTAATAGTGGTAAGTCTACACAAATTAGCGTGGATAATTTTATTACAATGGACTATCAGGATGAGTTTAGAAAATACGTAAGAGGTGTTTTTGCAAAGCGTACAATTGATCAACAGCTGCTCTGCGGACTTCATGCTTACGTCGGAAATGTACATGCAGCACTGATTAATCAGGCTCTTGAAAAATGGGGGATTCCACATTCAGAAATTGATTGTATTGCTAGCCATGGGCAGACAGTATACCACGCTCCACAAAGCCTTACAGATGATCAATTAATGCCCAACAGCACTCTTCAAATCGGGGATGGCGATCATATTGCTGTAAAAACTGGTATTATTACACTATCAGATTTTAGACAAAAACACATCGCTGCAGGTGGTGAAGGTGCACCTCTGGCGGCCTACGGCGATTACTTACTGTTTTCGGATAGGAAAGAAAATCGATTTTTATTGAATATCGGTGGCATTGCTAATTATACATTTATACCTAGCCAAGAAAGTGATTTGAAAGCTTTTGCAACAGATATTGGCCCCGGAAATACCATTATGAATCAGTTTGCAAAAGAAAAATTTGATATAGAGATGGATAAGGATGCAAACATCGCTACACAAGGAACTATCAATGAGGGACTTTTAAATGAGCTTTTAAAAGAACCATTTCTACAAGATGAATTCCCTAAAACAACTGGTCCGGAGCTCTTTAATTTGGATTATCTAAAAAAATGTCAGATAGCATCCAATAATCTTTATATGATTCCTGAAGATATCATGGCCACTTTAAATCAATTTACTGCAACATGCATCATTGACGCAATCCATAAGCTATCAAAAACATTAAGCAATGTACATATCTACATCAGTGGGGGAGGTTTACACAATCCGCTATTGGTCGCTAAAATCAAAGCAGGATTGCCTCATCATAAAGTCTCCTCATTTGGAATACTAGGCATTGATCCCGACGCTAAAGAAGCTGTGTTATTTGCCCTACTGGCTAATGAAACATTGGTTGGCGACCGAGACAATGTAAGTCAAATAAAAGATTCTCCTGCAGTCTGTATGGGTAAAATTAGCTTACCTCAATAA
- the gcvH gene encoding glycine cleavage system protein GcvH yields MNFPAELKYTKDHEWIRVEGDEAVIGITDFAQRELGDIVFVDINTIGEEVAANEIFGTIEAVKTVSDLFIPVTATVLAVNEAIDASPELVNSDPYGEGWIIRIKLNDVADVDALLTADQYKEEINA; encoded by the coding sequence ATGAATTTTCCAGCAGAATTAAAATACACTAAAGATCACGAATGGATTCGTGTTGAAGGTGATGAGGCCGTTATTGGTATTACTGATTTCGCACAACGTGAGTTAGGTGATATCGTATTTGTAGACATCAACACAATTGGTGAAGAAGTGGCTGCAAACGAAATCTTTGGAACAATCGAGGCAGTAAAAACGGTTTCTGATTTATTCATTCCTGTTACAGCAACAGTGTTAGCTGTTAACGAGGCAATCGATGCATCACCAGAATTAGTAAACTCAGATCCTTATGGAGAGGGTTGGATTATTCGTATCAAATTAAATGATGTAGCTGACGTTGATGCTTTATTAACTGCTGATCAATATAAAGAAGAAATTAACGCGTAA
- a CDS encoding DUF6263 family protein — translation MIKTLSLAFLSFFIITTLIAQDKVLLKLKPDLNNPFSQKMHMTIDVNAGAQSTMIDATMLCETTNTNATDSTLTYATKYTAMIMAMDAGMMTVNYDSKNPEANELSKQIHEKVKTLLETPIVAVMGLNGKIKDVEDLPDDNDLFDANMLKEAAFEYPNRELKVGEQWKATANNKSLGPIEQTYTLKSISAEGISITSEGSITAEGQTVGSITGQYLLNPKTHYLKALTLETKVKNEEVEVTSKIEIL, via the coding sequence ATGATCAAGACCCTATCGCTCGCTTTTTTGTCGTTCTTTATTATTACGACATTAATTGCTCAAGACAAAGTTTTATTAAAGCTGAAACCCGATCTTAATAATCCCTTTTCACAAAAAATGCACATGACTATAGATGTCAATGCTGGTGCTCAAAGTACTATGATCGATGCAACCATGTTGTGCGAGACAACAAACACCAATGCTACAGACAGTACATTGACCTATGCAACGAAATATACAGCAATGATCATGGCAATGGATGCAGGAATGATGACCGTCAACTATGATTCCAAGAATCCGGAAGCCAATGAACTTTCCAAACAGATCCATGAAAAAGTTAAAACTTTGCTGGAGACCCCTATCGTGGCTGTGATGGGTTTAAATGGAAAAATAAAAGATGTCGAAGATTTACCTGATGATAATGATCTGTTTGATGCCAATATGCTCAAAGAAGCAGCGTTTGAATACCCAAATAGAGAATTAAAAGTTGGAGAACAATGGAAAGCAACAGCAAATAATAAGTCTCTAGGCCCAATAGAACAAACATACACCCTAAAAAGTATCTCAGCAGAGGGTATATCGATTACTTCAGAAGGAAGTATAACGGCAGAAGGCCAAACTGTCGGATCAATCACTGGCCAATACCTATTAAATCCTAAAACTCATTATTTAAAAGCGCTTACGCTCGAAACAAAAGTAAAAAATGAAGAGGTTGAAGTCACCAGCAAAATAGAAATCCTATAA